The Candidatus Liberibacter solanacearum CLso-ZC1 genomic interval TACGCTACAACTTCTGTGCTAGTCCCTTTCTTCTTCTCAAAAACCCGAGTTTTTAGCTTAATATTGATCATTGGCACGCCTCGCAAATGTCTTCATCACAAGATTTATTGGCGTTCTCGGGCTTGATCTCAAATTCTTCTGGTTCTTTATCCATCTCAAAACTATCCTTATTCTTTAGTTGTACGTGATATTCCTTTTATACCATGGGATGTTGGAGGTGTCTAGAAAATAATCTATCAATATATCTAAAATAATGTTTGACAAATTAGATTTATTGATAGATAATGTCCTCAACATTGAAACAGCTAACGGATATGAGGAGGCAACGAATGGCGGATTTTGACCCGCTTATAGTGGAGGAGGTTTTAGGGGCTTATTACCTGTTCAAAGCAGTAGAACAAGTGGATAAGGCGGAATATGTCATGGACAGCATATCAGAGGAGTTACTCAAAGCTAGAAGCCGTTTACTTTCCGAGGGGGTCGAGAGATTAGGCGAGCTCGCCCATCATGTAGAAGATGTGATTAAGAGCGAAGAGATACCGAAATAGGCAGAGATAAATAACTATCTAAAAATACAAAATCAAAAAGAATAGGAGCAAAAAGTGGGCAAACTTAAACAGCATTATATGGAAGAGATTGAAGCGAACTATGAGTTTAACTGTCTCAACAACCCTAGATTTAACCTTGATCCAGAACCTGAACCATCGATTAAGGAAGAGGTTGAGGAGCTGATCAGAAGTTTAGACCAACGGTTCTTGTGGTGTTGTGATTTAGTTAGGGATCTTCAGAGGTCTGATTACACCATTTTAGACAAGCTAGACGCGATGGAAGAGATGAGGATGTATCTCTCAGTGTTACGCCCAACGGCGAACCGTCTTGAGGATTTATTGAAAGAGTCTTGGGAAGAGCCAGAAAAAGAACCAGAAGAAGAACCAAGAGAACATCCAGATCAAGAACACGCTGACGCCTATTACGCCGATCAGATTTAAAAGATACCCACGGTGGGTATTGGGGGTGGGTTTTTTGTCCTAGCTTTTTTCTCACCCCCAACCAAATAAAAACATGCGTGAAAGTGAGTTGAAGATGAGTGTACAAGCGATTAAAGAGGCGATTAGAGCTAAGGACGTTGCAAAGTTATGTGAGTTTCTAGCGTTAATAACGAATGGGTTGAAAGAGATTACACATTCTTCCAAACCCCAAACAACAACCGCCCCTCTTCAAGGTGATCCAGACTTAAAGCACAGAGTAACGGTTTTAGCTTTGAGCTTACATGAAGAAGCACGGCGATGCGGGGAAATCTAAGTTCTTATTAGATATTTTAGTCCCTGCTCTTGGTGCTCATAAGACCTTTACAGATTGCACGGATGAAGATTTTAGGAAGTTAGAAGAGAGGTTATCGGGGGTTAGCAATGCTTGATTTCATGCTGGTTTTCGCCTCGGTTTTTGCAATCTTGTATCTACTTTACATCATGTTTTCTAATGATCCAGACGATCCAAATCCAGCTTAAGAATATTAAATAAATTTAAGAGAGTTAAGACTTATGACCCGGCATGCTTTTTTATCGGCTTCAAGTAGCCATCGTTGGTTGAAGTGTCCTATCGCCCCTACACTTGAGAGTAAAATACCACAAACAACTAGTAGTTATGCTCTTGAGGGAACGTTCGCTCATAACCTCTTAGCTCATTGTCTAGAAAAAGGGGTTGATGCAGAGACATTTGCCAATAGAAAGATTACTTTTGAGAACGATACCCGCATTGTTGATGCTGAAATGGCGTCTAGTGTTCAAATGGCTTGTGAGTACGTCCGTTCTTTTTCTGGAAATCTTTTATCGGAAACGGAAGTACCCCTTGAGCCTTTCACAACGGAAAAAGGTGCAACAGGTACAGCGGATATCATCATCTTTAACAATAAACATTGGGTTATTGCCGATTTTAAATATGGAGCAGGAGTTCCTGTTAATCCTGAGCATAACCCCCAATTGATGTTGTATGCTCTGGGGGCTTTGCATCAGTACGGTGATATCTTCGGAAGCCCTGAAACCGTAACGCTTACCATCATTCAACCCCGTATCAGAGCGGGATCACCGTTGCAAGAATGGACGATATCCTCGGAGGAATTACGAGAGAAAGCTAAAGAGTTCCAAGCTAAAGGCAAGCTTGCCTTAAGTCTTAAGGGCAAAAGGTCTATTACGTTAGAACATTA includes:
- a CDS encoding DUF2800 domain-containing protein, which produces MTRHAFLSASSSHRWLKCPIAPTLESKIPQTTSSYALEGTFAHNLLAHCLEKGVDAETFANRKITFENDTRIVDAEMASSVQMACEYVRSFSGNLLSETEVPLEPFTTEKGATGTADIIIFNNKHWVIADFKYGAGVPVNPEHNPQLMLYALGALHQYGDIFGSPETVTLTIIQPRIRAGSPLQEWTISSEELREKAKEFQAKGKLALSLKGKRSITLEHYGVDEDACRFCRAKTRCPALSRHVLLETIRDPKSGYEVDLSKAYSSLPLIEQYIKSLKEEVFKRLSEGEEVKGYQLVEGRKGNRTFKDIEQATEYLTGVLGDKAFKKILLSPKEVEQFRKDQTLSSDVWEELQELITRGDGKPVIAPRDIPPVPRIQKAEISDFASLD